The genomic DNA CGCGAGATGTAATCGTAATAGCGCGGCGCCTGGATGATCTCCCCGATCGCCAGCACCAGGATCGACGCCACCGCCCCCCACACCGTCGGCCGGAACGCCAGGATCAGCCACGACAGCGACGTGATCACCGTCCCGATGATCACCGCCTGGAAGGCCGGGATCTTGCGCGTCAGGTAATTCACCGCGATGGTGCAACAGATCACCGTCAGCCCGTCGGTGATCAGGATCAGCTCTACGTCGGCGCGCGGGTCCACGTAGCTGTGCAGGTACCCGGGCAGGCTGATGTACTGCTGCCAGAACACCACCCAGTAGCCCGTGAAGATGATCAGGAAGGACATGAACTTCCAATTCCGCACCACGGTGGCGAAGTTGCGCGCCACTTCGCCCATGGTGGGCGCTGGCGCCTCGCCCGCCTTGCGCGGCTCGCGGAAGAAGATGAGCACCACCACGAACATCGCGAACACGCTCAGCGCCGCCACCCGGTAGACGTTCTCCACCCCCAGGTTGCGGTGTGCCCACGAGGCCACGTACGGCCCCGCCGCCCCGCCCACGTTCACCAGCGTGTAGTAGATCGAGTAGCCGATCGAGCGCACGTTCTCCTTTGATGCCCGCGCCGTCGTGCCCACCACGCACGGCTTCACCAGCGAGATGCCCAGTGCCGGCAGCATCAGGATGAACCCGACGAACAGCCCCAGCGGCACCGCGTTGCGCACCGGCCCCAGCCACGGCGCTCCGATGGACCCGATCAGGAAGTACGCCACCGCCAGGATGAGGTACGCCACCGACAGCGCCCGCCGGAATCCCAGCCGGTCCGCCGCCGCCCCGCCGAAGATGGCCAGGAACCATACCATCCCCCCGAAGATGCCGGTCAGGGTCCCCGTCTGCTGGGTCGAGAAATCCAGTTTCTCCTGGAGATAGAGCGCGAGTGAAGAGAACGCGCCGTAGTAGGAAAGTCGCTCGAAAATCTCGCTGATGTTGGCGACCCAGAAAGGCCGCTCGAATCCCGTCCGTACCTCTTCCAGCCGCTGCGCAAAGCTCAATCGCTCTCCTTGATCTTCACAAAGCAGCCCGTGCGCCCTCGCACGGGCCGCTCACCTACCGCCGGGCGTCGCCCTCAGATCGCGCTACGCAATCTCTCTTCCACCTGCGCCGCCGTCAGCCCGCGCACGCGCATCACTTTGCTCCTGCTGGATTGCCCGGCGGCTATGCTAACCGACCCTCGTGGCACCCGCAAAACCTCTGCCAGCAACTCGATCACCGCCTCGTTCGCCCGTCCCTCCACCGGCGGCGCGGTCAGCGCGATCTTCAGCGCCTCCCCCACCTCTCCCGTGATCGCGTTCCTCTTCGCCCGCGGATGCACCTTCACCGCGAACGTCACCATCCCGCCGCTCTCCTTGATCGGGATCATGAACGCACAAAGTAGCCCGCGCGCCCTCGCGCGGGCCAAGCTATTTCTTTGCTCTCTCCCCGAAGATCGCCGTCCCCACCCTCACGCACGTCGACCCCTCTTCGATCGCAACCTCGAAATCATGCGACATGCCGATGGAGAGCTCTCTGACGCCCGGCCACTTGCGCGCTACCTCCTCGCGCAGCTCCCGCATCCTGCGAAAATAGGGGCGTGCGCCCTCCGGGTCTTCGGTGAACGGCGGGATCGCCATCAATCCCCGGACCTCCACCTTCTTGAACTCCGCCCGCAACAGCTCTTCCAGGTCGCCGGAGTGCGGATCCACTCCGGACTTCGCCTCTTCGCCGCCGATGTTGATCTCGATCAGTACCGGCAAGGGCTTCTCCGCCGCCTCATCCAACTTCCGCGCCAGCTTGAGCGAATCCACCGAATCGACGGCTCCAAACAATTCCGCCGCCTTCTTCGCCTTGTTCGATTGCAGGTGCCCGATCAGATGCCACTCCGCTTCCGCCAGGTCGTGCAGGGCCGCGGCCTTGCTCTCGAATTCCTGCACCCGGTTTTCCCCGAACAGGCGGATCCCCGCCGCGTACGCCTCCCCGATGCGTTCTGGCTCCACCGTCTTGCTCACCGCCATCAGCTTGATCTCATCCGGCCAGCGCCCCGCCCGCAGCCCCGCCGCCGCCATCCGCTCACGCACCCGCGCGATGTTGTCCGCGATCGACACTCGAAGAACCTACCACAGAGACACAGAGGGCACAGAGAACCCAGAAAAACTCTGTGCGCTCTGTGCCTGTGGTGAAAAGATCCTTCGGCTTCGCACTCAGGACGACCGCGCCGGGCTCCCGCCCCGCTCACGCCCGGCAAGCGCGGTCACATGATGGCTGTCGGCGGCGCCGGCTCGTCCGGCGACCCCGCGTTGGCCAGCGGCAGCCTGATCATCACCGCGATCAGCACCGCGAACGCGATCAGCCCCGAGATCCAGTGGTTGCCCCATTCCAGTTGGAAGAGCTGGCCGGGACCTCCCTTGGCCAGTTGCTGCGCGATGATGGCCGCGATCACGATCCCGCACAGCGCCTCGCCCGCGATCAGCCCCGACGCCGTTAGCACCCCGGTGTTGTCCACTCGTGCCTTCTGTGCTTCGTTGTAGCCGCGCTTGTCGCGGATCTTGTCCGTGCCCCAGCGCACCAGCCCGCCCACGAAGATGGCGAACGTGGTCTCCAGCGGCAGGTACATTCCCACCGAGAACAGCATTGGGCTGCGCACCTCCAGCATGATCATGGCGAAACCCATGAAGATCCCCACCACCACCAGCGGCCAGGCCATGTTGCCGCCCACGATGCCCTGCGCCAGCATCGCCATCAGCCCGGCTTGCGGCGCCGACAGGGCCGCGC from Terriglobales bacterium includes the following:
- a CDS encoding DUF167 domain-containing protein produces the protein MIPIKESGGMVTFAVKVHPRAKRNAITGEVGEALKIALTAPPVEGRANEAVIELLAEVLRVPRGSVSIAAGQSSRSKVMRVRGLTAAQVEERLRSAI
- a CDS encoding MFS transporter, translated to MSFAQRLEEVRTGFERPFWVANISEIFERLSYYGAFSSLALYLQEKLDFSTQQTGTLTGIFGGMVWFLAIFGGAAADRLGFRRALSVAYLILAVAYFLIGSIGAPWLGPVRNAVPLGLFVGFILMLPALGISLVKPCVVGTTARASKENVRSIGYSIYYTLVNVGGAAGPYVASWAHRNLGVENVYRVAALSVFAMFVVVLIFFREPRKAGEAPAPTMGEVARNFATVVRNWKFMSFLIIFTGYWVVFWQQYISLPGYLHSYVDPRADVELILITDGLTVICCTIAVNYLTRKIPAFQAVIIGTVITSLSWLILAFRPTVWGAVASILVLAIGEIIQAPRYYDYISRLAPSGQQGTYMGFAFLPIGIGSFIGGWAGGALMHHFGEVNKQPERVWWAVTGIGLATAVALFAYDRAVRPERSAAREGA
- a CDS encoding YggS family pyridoxal phosphate-dependent enzyme yields the protein MSIADNIARVRERMAAAGLRAGRWPDEIKLMAVSKTVEPERIGEAYAAGIRLFGENRVQEFESKAAALHDLAEAEWHLIGHLQSNKAKKAAELFGAVDSVDSLKLARKLDEAAEKPLPVLIEINIGGEEAKSGVDPHSGDLEELLRAEFKKVEVRGLMAIPPFTEDPEGARPYFRRMRELREEVARKWPGVRELSIGMSHDFEVAIEEGSTCVRVGTAIFGERAKK